The genomic interval ATGAATACGGACGAACCGTTACAGACTATGCAGCCAGAACGGGTAATAAAGATATCATCGAAAAGCTGATCAGGAGAGGTGTAAAACCAACCGGCAACGCTTTATTCTTTGCGTCGCAAGGGATCAAGAATGTCAGGCAACGGTATAGAAACCTACAAATATCTGGTGGAGACGCTGAAACTGGACCCTAAAACGATTAATAAAGATGGGGCAACAATATTGCACCAGCTGATCCGCAGGCCTAATCCCGAGCTGATTACTTACTTTATTGACAAAGGCGTGGATTTAAATAAGGCCGATAATGAAGGAAATACTTTGCTGATGATAGCTTCGTCGGGAAGAGATATCGAGCTGGTAGAGAAAACATTACTACCAAAGGTGAAAAACATCAACGCTGTGAATGAAAAAGGTGAATCGGCTTTGACCAGGTCCATTTCAAGCGGATCTTCTGAGATGGCTGCGCTGCTGCTGAAAAACGGAGCGAACATCAAAGTCTTAGATAAAGATGATAATAACCTGGCATACTACTGGTTTGAGTCATACAGGGAAGGCGGGCCAGGTGGTCCGGGTGGCGCTGGTGGTCAGTCGGGAAATAGCAGAGAACGTGCTGAACAGGAATTTGAGAAAAAACTGGAAATACTAAAAAGTGCCGGTCTGGATGTTTCCACGCCACAGAAAAATGGAAATACCCTGTTCCATCTGGCAGTTGCAAAAGAAAATGTGAAACTGTTCCGGAAGGCTACCACGCTTGGCGTCAATATCAATGCGCAGGATAAAGAAGGAGCTACTCCTTTGCATAAGGCGGCTCTGGTAGCTAAGGATGATAAAATTCTTAAAACGCTGATTTCACTAGGTGCAAAAAAAGAACTTAAAACTGAATTTGGTGAAACTGCTTATGACCTGGCAAAGGACAATAATTTCCTGGCTGAAAATAAGGTAACGCTCGACTTCCTTAAATAATATTTGCACATTCTACCATTATATCTTTGAAAACCCAATGAAGCATTCTTTCAAACTATTTTTGCCATTTGTTTTTATGTTATTTTTTGTGGCAAACGCATCCGCGCAAACCAGTAAATACAAGTGCCTGGTACAGATGGATAGCTATCGCGGTGAGGCTGCTTATGTGGTAATATCACTTATCAATCCTCAGGGCGCTTATGATAAAACACTTTATGTTCTGGGCTCTGACAAACAGTGGTATAACACACTGAAAGAATGGCATAAATACCAGACGAAAACAAAGGCAAAACTAAGTGCAATTACGGGTGCGTCCGTCGCAGGTGGAGACAGAGCGGTACATGTAATTGAACTGGAAGATGCCAAAATAAATAAGGGGTATAAGTTAAGATTTGAATCCGCAGTAGAGGAACAAAAATACCAGGTTGCCGATGTTGAGATCCCTATAACCACTGCTGGCCTTGCCGAACGCGCAGTAGGCAGCGGATACATCCGTTTTGTGAAACTTAGTAAAGTGCAGTAAATACAAGGCTTTCTCAATCCTGTTATTTAAAAAAGTTATTCTATTTTTATGTCGATAAAATTTTCTCTAACTAATTAAATTATTTAATAAAAAAAAGAATAATCTCCTTAGCGACAAGCTTATTTTTAGTTTTCGTCCTTAGGCAGCACCAAAATCGGTGATACCTGATGTACAAGGCATTAGCCAGCTCTCAATTGGTTACAAACAGAGTTCGGACATATTTTTCCCAGGTTCAAAATTTTCGAATAACGTTTTGAAAGAAATTGTTTTTGAACGAAAAGCATTTTATATACTCTAAAACGGGGTATAGTAAACAACGGGGTTAGAACTTGATTTCGGGAAGGACCATGAATAGTACCACTGATTCGCAGCTACATATTACCGTTCACTAAATAGTTGATTTAATGCATTTCAGATTATAGGAAGCAATATTGAAAGTGATTAATTTTAATGACACTTACTCAGACTTACCACTTATGCATTTGCCATTAAAAGAAATGACCGGAGTGACGAGGCGCCAGCAAATGCTGCCTGACAGAAAACCGGAAATTAAGGATAACCTCGCCGCTTTGTCCGGTTAACTCCATCCAGGATTTTTTAGAATAACATTTCAGGAATCGAATAGCGTCAAGGCCGAATACAAGTTTTCACAGATCACTTTTAGAAAACTCCGTTTTGAATGGCAAATGTCCTAGAATCCTTATCGAAGCTGATAGATACCAGCATCGCAGGCGACCCGCCACCGCCAGACATTCTCCTCGGTATCCAGGGCCGGCTCGGAGAGCTGATGGCCCTCAGTGTGGATCCCAGTGGGGACGGTATCAGCCGCTGGCTGGCCAGATTACATGACATTACACACGATACACGCTTACACGAAACTCTGATCGTCAGGGTTTTGCAGATGAAATTTACCCGAGCAGCAGAGTTTCTGACATTGCTGGGTATCATAAAATTTGAATGGGCTCCTGGCGATCCTGTCAAACCTGTCGCATTTTCAATCGACTGGGCTAAATTCAACAGTTTGATTACTGACCCAGGGCAGGAAGCACTCACATTACTTTTAAGTAAAGTACAGGCTATTGATGATATCAAGGCGCTGCAAGTGTTGCTGTTAATGCTGGTTTCTTCCCCGCAGGCATTGCTGGAACTGGAATATCGTCAGCAGGGATTCATGGGCATGCCGGTCAGTCAGGTTCCCGGTATTAATTCTCAGGAGCTGCTGGATATGATAGGGGACCTGGTCAATTCCCCTGCCGTTTTTCCGCTTCCAATTGAGCTTGATCCACCCCTTACAATTGAGCAGTTCATTACCAAAGCCACACCACCGGTAGCGGAAGGTGATCTCGGATCAATAACGATCTCCGGCCCGGCAGATGACAACGATTTTAAAAAACTGGACGATCTCGAAGTAAGTATACATTTACTCAACGCTGCGGGTTTGAAAGCGATTGATATCGGAGACAAATGGCAGCTTGCATTTACAAGTTCAGCCGGCGGCGGCCAGACTTTTAAACTTCATTTTACAGAAGACGGTATCGACACCGCATTCGCCTCGACGGCTCAATTAGGATTTGCACTTAGCAAAATTCCCGGTGACGGTGATCCTGGTGGAAGCAATGCGCTTCTTGTAGGAGCCGCTGATGGCACTCATTTCAGCATTAAAACCATTGGTATCGGCCTGCTGCTGAACAACCAGGTGCCAGTTTTTACGATTACTGCAAAATTCGGAAACATAGAATTTGCCCTTAAACCTGACTTTCTGAAATTCCTGAGTTTTGGGTTGAACATACCTGCCCAGCTCAAATTCCAGACTGATATAGAACTGAGTTATGTTCAGGGAAAAGGTCTTACAGGCCAGGGTGCTGCCGGTGGCCTGCCCGCATTGGGTATTGAATTTTCAACGCCCATTAATCTGAAAATCGGGGGCAGCGGAGCAGGTGTCAATGTGGATCAGGTGACGACCCGCGTTGAGGCGAAATTCACAGGTTCTGATTTTTTATTCAGGGCACTTTTCAGATATGGCGCTACCGCCCGGTTTGGTCCGTTGAAAGCCGTAATGGATGGCGCGGGTGTCTGGATTGGTCGCTGGGATAACGGCAATGGCGGGCTGCTGCCTCCTCTGGGAATCGGTGCGTCGCTCGACGCAGGCCCGGTGAGCGGCGGAGGATTTCTAAAAGTGTTGGGTGACAATGAGTTTGCAGGCGCTTTACAACTCAAAATCCTAGGTATCGGCGCATTCGCCTATTGTGTTTACAAAACACTTCCCAGTGGTGACGTATCATTTGTGGCACTCATAGGTATCCGTCTGCCGATGCCCGGCATTCAGATCAGTTTCGGTTTTGCAGTATCGGGTTTCGGCGGCCTGGTCGGTATCAATAGAAAAGCAGACACGGATCTGATCCGGGAAAGGCTTGCCAGCGGCGGGGCGGGCGATGTGCTTTTCAATGACGACCCGATGCGGAATGCACCCAAATTGCTGGGTGATATGCGCCTCTTTTTTCCTGATAAAAAAAGCAGTTTTATCATTGGCCCCACACTGCAGATCAATTGGCTTTTCATCATCAAACTCGATGTTGGTATTTTTATAGAGCTGCCCGGCCCCAAAATATTTATGGCGGGGTCGGCTAAGCTGGTGATCGGATCGGAAGAGTTTGCGCTGGTATATCTCCGGATGGATTTTGTAGGCGGGCTGGATGGCACCAAGTCACTGATTTTCTTTGACGCGGCATTGGTCAATTCGCACGTGCTCGGTATTTTCCGGATCACTGGCGGCGTGGCTTTGCGCATTGCCTACGGCGATAATGGCTATTTCCTTTTCAGTGTCGGTGGCTTTCATCCGTCCTTTAATCCGGGATCGATGGAGTTGCCGAAGGTACCGCGCGTGGGTGTCTCCTACTCGCTTGGGCCTGTATGGCTGAAAAAAGAAATGTACCTGGCCATTACTTCCAATACTTTTCAGCTCGGGTCCAGGATTGAGGCCGGCCTGGAAATTGGCCCGATTTCTGCGCATGGCTGGTTTGGTTTCGACGCATTGATCCAGTTCAAACCTTTCCATTTCATCGGGCAGATAGATGCAGGTTTTGATGTCGAAGTGGCTGGCATATCACTTTGCAGTGTCCATATAGAAGGTTTGCTCAGCGGGCCTGGGCCATTGGTCATCCAGGCACGCGCCAGTGTAAAAATCCTCTTCGTCAGAATATCCGGGGATATTACAATTGAGCTGAGCAGCAATCCTCCTGAGTTTATTAACCCGATTCCCAATATACCTAAACACCTCGAAGCTGAGCTTTCCAAACTGGAAAACCTTCGTTTCGAAGGAGAAGATAAGAGCGTCGTTTTCGCACCGCAGGATGAAAAAGGTAAGTTTTTTGCACCGATAGGTGAAATCATCTGGGAGCAAAAACGGATACCGTTAAATCTCGATATTGAGAAAGTGGAGGGCGTAGAGCTCGGTAGCTGGCACCATCTTGAAGCCAAAACAGATACGCTTGTTTCCACTGCTGAACAGGATTGGTTCGGAGTCGGCACGTTCATGAAAATGGCGGATGGGGAGGCTTTGAATAACCCCCGTTTTGCAAAGCAGGATTCGGGGTTACGTATTGGCACGGGCGAGATGTCAGAAGGAGCGCAGGAAATTGCCTCGATGGAGATTTCGCTCAAAAAATTACCAGACCGCAGCCTTTTTGACGGATTATTTTTCCCAACAAAACAGTATGCCAATGCCGCTCTACTGGGAGTGCTGTCTGGACGTAACGGAGGGGCGCAAATGGAACCCGGCGATCCGCAAGTTGCTGTGGGCCAAGAGAAATGGAACTCATTTGATGCCGCCGGAAAAGTGCAAAATACCAAATCCGTAAATGCCGTTCAGGCATTTGTACAAGCCAAACAAACAGGCGGCATCGCGCTGCCCGAAGGAGAAAAACAGTTAAACCTTGCAGGAATTATCTGATATGGCGCAAGAACTTACTTTCAAATCGTGGCAGCGGCCGAAGCTATTTGATCACATCTCGGGTAATATTGCTGGTCGGCTGACGGTTAATATACCCATCGTTTTAACCGATACAAAAACCGCGGACAGCGCAAACGGCGAACCTGTCATTACGCTCATGGGAGCGACAGATGTGGCTGGATTAAAACCCGGCGCCATCAAACACATGGCACCTGCGCCATTTGTCCGGGATGCCGAAACCACCAAACTGGTCCACATCGATTTCTTTGAAGCCAGCCTGCCCTGGCGGTACACACCTGAACCCTTAAAAGACGATCAGTTGCGTCCGTGGATGGTTTTACTTGTCGGTACGGCAGAAGAAATAAAAGTGGCGGGAGGAATAGCCAATGCAAACGATCAGGTTTTCCGGGAGCATAATCTGGCGCAGTCCCATTTGTGGGCGCACGTTCAGCATGATGGGATTAAAGAAACAGGGCGTATTCTATCTCCGCGCGGATTGAAAGGTAAAGCAGGATTATTGCCGCAGCATCAATACGTTGCGGTGCTGGTACCCGCTTTTAATGATGAGGGAAAGGATATGTGGAACGTCACCGCCGCAGCGGTGGCAGGAGGAGAAGAAACTGTCACAAGGAATTTTGGTAAAAAAGGCATTTTACCAGCGTTTCATTTCTGGCAGTTTATGACCGCCGAAGCCGGTGATTTTGAAACACTGGCCGCTGCGCTTCACAAGCCTGCCGCGGCTGATATTGGTAAAGCCAGGCTCTATTACCGGAGAAATATTGAAGAGGATAATGTGCATGTCAACGAACAGCTCGAAATCCGCGGAGCTATAACCTCTTTATCAGAAGAGCC from Dyadobacter sp. NIV53 carries:
- a CDS encoding ankyrin repeat domain-containing protein, which translates into the protein MSGNGIETYKYLVETLKLDPKTINKDGATILHQLIRRPNPELITYFIDKGVDLNKADNEGNTLLMIASSGRDIELVEKTLLPKVKNINAVNEKGESALTRSISSGSSEMAALLLKNGANIKVLDKDDNNLAYYWFESYREGGPGGPGGAGGQSGNSRERAEQEFEKKLEILKSAGLDVSTPQKNGNTLFHLAVAKENVKLFRKATTLGVNINAQDKEGATPLHKAALVAKDDKILKTLISLGAKKELKTEFGETAYDLAKDNNFLAENKVTLDFLK
- a CDS encoding DUF2271 domain-containing protein, whose protein sequence is MKHSFKLFLPFVFMLFFVANASAQTSKYKCLVQMDSYRGEAAYVVISLINPQGAYDKTLYVLGSDKQWYNTLKEWHKYQTKTKAKLSAITGASVAGGDRAVHVIELEDAKINKGYKLRFESAVEEQKYQVADVEIPITTAGLAERAVGSGYIRFVKLSKVQ
- a CDS encoding DUF6603 domain-containing protein; translation: MANVLESLSKLIDTSIAGDPPPPDILLGIQGRLGELMALSVDPSGDGISRWLARLHDITHDTRLHETLIVRVLQMKFTRAAEFLTLLGIIKFEWAPGDPVKPVAFSIDWAKFNSLITDPGQEALTLLLSKVQAIDDIKALQVLLLMLVSSPQALLELEYRQQGFMGMPVSQVPGINSQELLDMIGDLVNSPAVFPLPIELDPPLTIEQFITKATPPVAEGDLGSITISGPADDNDFKKLDDLEVSIHLLNAAGLKAIDIGDKWQLAFTSSAGGGQTFKLHFTEDGIDTAFASTAQLGFALSKIPGDGDPGGSNALLVGAADGTHFSIKTIGIGLLLNNQVPVFTITAKFGNIEFALKPDFLKFLSFGLNIPAQLKFQTDIELSYVQGKGLTGQGAAGGLPALGIEFSTPINLKIGGSGAGVNVDQVTTRVEAKFTGSDFLFRALFRYGATARFGPLKAVMDGAGVWIGRWDNGNGGLLPPLGIGASLDAGPVSGGGFLKVLGDNEFAGALQLKILGIGAFAYCVYKTLPSGDVSFVALIGIRLPMPGIQISFGFAVSGFGGLVGINRKADTDLIRERLASGGAGDVLFNDDPMRNAPKLLGDMRLFFPDKKSSFIIGPTLQINWLFIIKLDVGIFIELPGPKIFMAGSAKLVIGSEEFALVYLRMDFVGGLDGTKSLIFFDAALVNSHVLGIFRITGGVALRIAYGDNGYFLFSVGGFHPSFNPGSMELPKVPRVGVSYSLGPVWLKKEMYLAITSNTFQLGSRIEAGLEIGPISAHGWFGFDALIQFKPFHFIGQIDAGFDVEVAGISLCSVHIEGLLSGPGPLVIQARASVKILFVRISGDITIELSSNPPEFINPIPNIPKHLEAELSKLENLRFEGEDKSVVFAPQDEKGKFFAPIGEIIWEQKRIPLNLDIEKVEGVELGSWHHLEAKTDTLVSTAEQDWFGVGTFMKMADGEALNNPRFAKQDSGLRIGTGEMSEGAQEIASMEISLKKLPDRSLFDGLFFPTKQYANAALLGVLSGRNGGAQMEPGDPQVAVGQEKWNSFDAAGKVQNTKSVNAVQAFVQAKQTGGIALPEGEKQLNLAGII